CGCGTGGCGGACCGAGCCGTCGGCGCGCTCGATCCGGATCGAGCGCGTCGTCGCGACGTGGCCGGCGACGGCGGGCTTCGAGAACCCGGGGATCTCGTTCGTGGGGATCTCCGCGACGACGTCGCCCAGGAGCTCTGCCGCCCCGCCCCAGCCCGACCCGAGCACGAGGGCGACGTCGTGGCCCTCGATCCCGGTGGCTTCGGCGATGTGGTCCGCAGCGGCGCGGGCCACGAGGAACGGGTCGGTCGTGGGGTCGTCGAGAGACAAGGTCGTCGTCATAGGACGAGGCTATCCGTTCTGGGGCCCTGCGCCCCGCGGAACGCCCGTCGTCCCTCGCGCGCGTCGATCTGTCCGCATGCTGACACGAACTGTCCTCGGATGCTGACAGAATGGCACCCGTGACGAACGAGAACCCCGACCTGCAGGCCACCCGCATCGTGATCCTGGGCGGTGGACCCGGAGGCTACGAGGCCGCGCTCGTCGCCCGCCGGCTCGGCGCCGACGTGACCGTCGTCGAGCGCCAGGGCCTCGGCGGTGCCGCCGTGCTCACCGACGTGGTCCCGTCCAAGACCCTCATCGCGACCGCCGACTGGATGACCATCGCCGACCGCGCGGCCGACCTCGGCATCCGGCTGCCCGTGGACACGGCCAAGGCCGCGCACCCCGCGATGCGCCGCCACATGGTGGACCTCGACGCGGTCAACACCCGCGTCATGGCGCTCGCGGCCGCGCAGTCGGCGGACATCCACGCGCGCCTCGAGCGTGAGGGCGTCCGGGTGCTGATCGGGCAGGGGCGCCTCGACGGACCGACGCGTGTGCACGTCACGCTCCAGGAGGACGCGGCCGAGCTCACGGTGGACGCCGACGTGATCCTGCTCGCCCTGGGCGCGACGCCCCGCGTCCTGCCGACCGCGATCCCCGACGGCGAGCGCATCCTCACGTGGACCCAGCTCTACAACCTCAAGGAGCTCCCCGAGCGCCTGATCGTCGTCGGCTCGGGCGTCACGGGAGCCGAGTTCGCGGGTGCCTACAACGCGCTGGGCTCCGACGTCGTGCTCGTCTCGAGCCGTGACCGCGTGCTGCCGGGCGAGGACGCCGACGCGGCCGAGCTCATCGAAGGGGTCTTCCGCTCGCGCGGCATGACGGTCATGTCGCGCACGCGCGCCGAGGCCGCGGTGCGCACCGACGAGGGCGTCGAGGTCACGCTCGCCGACGGCCGCGTGGTCAAGGGCTCGCACGTGCTCCTCGCGGTCGGGTCCATCCCCTCGACCGCGGGCATCGGCCTCGAGGAGGCCGGCGTCCGGCTCACGCCGAGCGGCCACGTCCAGGTCGACAAGGTCTCGCGCACCTCGGTCCGTGGCATCTACGCGGCGGGCGACTGCACGGGCATCCTGCCGCTCGCCTCGGTCGCCGCGATGCAGGGCCGCGTGGCCATGTCGCACGCCCTGGGCGACGCCGTGAGCCCCATCAAGCTGCGCACGGTCGCCGCGAACATCTTCACGGCCCCCGAGATCGCGACGGTCGGGTACAGCGAGGAGAAGCTCAAGGAGCAGGGGTCCAAGTACGTGACCACGACGCTCCCGCTGGCCCGCAACCCGCGCGCCAAGATGCTCGGGATGCGTGACGGGTTCGTCAAGCTCTTCGCGCACCCCGAGGCGAGCGTCGTCCTGGGCGGCGTCGTCGTGGCCCCGCGCGCGAGCGAGCTGATCTTCCCCATCACGCTCGCGGTCGCGCACCGCCTCACGGTCGACGACGTCGCCGAGGCCTTCACGGTCTACCCGTCGTTGTCCGGGTCGATCGCCGAGGTCGCGCGCATGCTTCACCACCGCGAGGACTGAGGCGCGGGCGCCGGCCCAGGCGCGTGCGCACGGCGAGCCCGGCGCACACCACGACCGCGAGGCCCCCGGCGACCGTCGGCCAGGTGAGCGGCTCGCCCAGAAGGAGCGCGGCCCACCCGATGGTCAGCACCGGTTGGACGAGCTGCACCTGGCTGACCTGGGCCATCGGTCCGACGGCGAGGCCGCGGTACCACGCGAAGAAGCCGAGGAACATGCTCACCGCGCCCAGGTAGGCGAACGCCGCCCACTGCGTCGCGGTCGCGGCGGGCGGGGCGTGCCACGCGGAGGCGGTCGTGAGCGCGAGCATGAGCGGCGAGGCCAGGACGAGGGCCCAGGACACGGTCTGCCACGGGCCCAGCTCGCGCGCGAGCAGGCCGCCCTCGGCGTAGCCGGCGGCCGCAGCCAGGACCGCGCCGAACAGCAGCAGGTCGGACAGGTGCAGGCTCAGGCCGCCGCCGCCCTGGAGCCCGGTGAAGGCCACCGCCGCGAGGGCGCCTGCGGTCGCGAAGCCCCAGAACGAGGTCGGCGGGCGTTCAGAGGTGCGGAGCACCACGAGGACCGCCGTCGCAGCGGGGAGCAGTGCGACGACGACGGCGCCGTGGCTCGCGGAGGCGGTCCGCAGCGCGACCGACGTCAGCAGGGGGAAGCCGACGACCACCCCGGCGGCGACGACCGCCAGCCGGGCCCACTGCCCCCGACGAGGGAGGCGCTGACGGGTCACGGCCAGGCAGACGGCGGCGAGGGTCGCCGCAAGGACCGCACGCGCCGATCCCACGAACACGGGGGACAGGCTCTCGACCGCGAGCCTCGTGAACGGCATCGTGAACGAGAAGGCCACCACGCCGAGCAACCCCCACGACAGGCCCGACGTACCGGATAGCACAAGGCGCTTCGTGGCGATAGCGCTACTCTTCTGACTCATGAACAACGATAGCAGCGGTCGAATCGTGGCAGCGCTCCGCGAGTGGATCGCCGATGCCCCTCCCGGTGCTCGCCTGCCCTCGAGCCGTGCGCTGAGCGCCGAGCACGGCGCGAGCCCCGTCACGGTGGCCAAGGCGGTACGGACCCTGGTCGCGCTCGGGCTCGCCGAGACCCGTCCCGGCGTCGGCACCTTCGTCCGGCTCGTGCGGACCCCGCGGCCCGCCGACCACGCCTGGCAGACCGCGGCGCTCGGCCCCCCGCACGGACGTGGCACCCAGATCTCGCGGACCCAGCACGCCCCGGGGCCCGACGTGATCGGTCTGCACTCCGGGTACCCCGACCGCGAGCTCCTGCCGGAGCGCCTGGTGCGCGCCGCCGTCACGCGCGCGGCCCGCACCGACGCGGCCCTGCGGCGCGCCCCCGTCGAGGGGCTGCCGGAGCTCCGGTCGTGGTTCGCGACCGAGCTCGCGGCCTCCGTGCCGGTCGGTGTGACCCCGGCGACGGCCCGGGACGTCCTGATCCTCCCGGGCAGCCAGAGCGGCCTGAGCTCGATCTTCCGCGCCGTGGTGGGCCACGGCCGACCCCTCCTGATCGAGTCGCCGACCTACTGGGGGGCGATCCTCGCTGCCGCGCAGGCGGGCGTCGAGCTGGTGCCCGTCCCGTCGGGAACGCGAGGTCCCGACCCCGACGACGTCGCGAGGGCATTCGAGCGGTCCGGTGCCCGCGCGTTCTACGCCCAGCCGACGTACGCCAACCCCACCGGCGCGCAGTGGTCCGCCCGACGCGGTCGGGACGTGCTCGACGTCGTCCGTCGGTACGGGGCGTTCCTCGTCGAGGACGACTGGGCGCACGACCTGGCGATCGACACCGAGCCCCGACCAGTCGCCGCGCACGACGACGACGGGCACGTGATCTACCTGCGCTCGCTCACCAAGAGCGTCTCGCCGTCCCTGCGCGTGGCCGCCGTCGTCGCCCGCGGTCCCGTGCGTGACCGTGTCCTGGCCGACCGGGGAGCGACGTCCATGTACGTCAGCGGGCTGCTGCAGGCCGCGGCGCTCGACGTCGTGACCCAACCCGCCTGGCGCAGCCACCTGCGTGGCGTCCGCACCCAGCTCCGCTCGCGCCGCGACCTGCTCGCCGAGTCGTTGCGCGAGCACGTCCCCGAGGCCGTGCTCGACCGTGTGCCCGCGGGAGGGCTCAACCTCTGGGTCCGCCTGC
This region of Oerskovia jenensis genomic DNA includes:
- a CDS encoding DMT family transporter is translated as MSQKSSAIATKRLVLSGTSGLSWGLLGVVAFSFTMPFTRLAVESLSPVFVGSARAVLAATLAAVCLAVTRQRLPRRGQWARLAVVAAGVVVGFPLLTSVALRTASASHGAVVVALLPAATAVLVVLRTSERPPTSFWGFATAGALAAVAFTGLQGGGGLSLHLSDLLLFGAVLAAAAGYAEGGLLARELGPWQTVSWALVLASPLMLALTTASAWHAPPAATATQWAAFAYLGAVSMFLGFFAWYRGLAVGPMAQVSQVQLVQPVLTIGWAALLLGEPLTWPTVAGGLAVVVCAGLAVRTRLGRRPRLSPRGGEACARPRRSTRTTTGRP
- a CDS encoding NAD(P)H-quinone dehydrogenase; the protein is MAPVTNENPDLQATRIVILGGGPGGYEAALVARRLGADVTVVERQGLGGAAVLTDVVPSKTLIATADWMTIADRAADLGIRLPVDTAKAAHPAMRRHMVDLDAVNTRVMALAAAQSADIHARLEREGVRVLIGQGRLDGPTRVHVTLQEDAAELTVDADVILLALGATPRVLPTAIPDGERILTWTQLYNLKELPERLIVVGSGVTGAEFAGAYNALGSDVVLVSSRDRVLPGEDADAAELIEGVFRSRGMTVMSRTRAEAAVRTDEGVEVTLADGRVVKGSHVLLAVGSIPSTAGIGLEEAGVRLTPSGHVQVDKVSRTSVRGIYAAGDCTGILPLASVAAMQGRVAMSHALGDAVSPIKLRTVAANIFTAPEIATVGYSEEKLKEQGSKYVTTTLPLARNPRAKMLGMRDGFVKLFAHPEASVVLGGVVVAPRASELIFPITLAVAHRLTVDDVAEAFTVYPSLSGSIAEVARMLHHRED
- a CDS encoding aminotransferase-like domain-containing protein is translated as MNNDSSGRIVAALREWIADAPPGARLPSSRALSAEHGASPVTVAKAVRTLVALGLAETRPGVGTFVRLVRTPRPADHAWQTAALGPPHGRGTQISRTQHAPGPDVIGLHSGYPDRELLPERLVRAAVTRAARTDAALRRAPVEGLPELRSWFATELAASVPVGVTPATARDVLILPGSQSGLSSIFRAVVGHGRPLLIESPTYWGAILAAAQAGVELVPVPSGTRGPDPDDVARAFERSGARAFYAQPTYANPTGAQWSARRGRDVLDVVRRYGAFLVEDDWAHDLAIDTEPRPVAAHDDDGHVIYLRSLTKSVSPSLRVAAVVARGPVRDRVLADRGATSMYVSGLLQAAALDVVTQPAWRSHLRGVRTQLRSRRDLLAESLREHVPEAVLDRVPAGGLNLWVRLPDGTDVDRFARECEARGVLVAPGAEWFPAEAAGPYVRLGYAGPGPDRFPEAARRIAESLHAAR